The Macrococcoides canis genome has a window encoding:
- a CDS encoding ABC transporter ATP-binding protein gives MTDIKLEHINFSVDNNQILKDITTNFHSGKITALIGPSGAGKTTLLKLINGLRSPDSGNIYIGEKEIQSFDLIKLKQQIGMALQSAPMIQGTVYDNLNLPRSIFGDTLDKQKAMELLDQVNLETTELSTDVKSLSGGQRQRLSIARTLFNQPEVLLLDEITSSLDPRSVKEVEALIRKICDQFGVTIIWITHDVEQAKRITDYYCMLKDGQFVVSGYSSELETTEHPILKAFLKGEIE, from the coding sequence ATGACTGATATCAAATTAGAACATATCAACTTTTCTGTTGATAATAACCAAATCTTAAAAGACATTACGACAAACTTTCATTCCGGTAAGATTACAGCACTTATCGGTCCTTCTGGTGCCGGTAAGACGACGTTGCTGAAATTAATCAACGGTCTGAGAAGTCCGGATTCCGGCAATATCTATATCGGTGAAAAAGAGATTCAATCTTTCGACCTCATAAAGCTGAAACAGCAGATTGGAATGGCACTTCAAAGTGCACCGATGATCCAGGGGACGGTATATGATAATCTTAATCTGCCGCGCTCGATTTTCGGGGATACGCTTGATAAACAAAAAGCAATGGAACTGCTGGATCAGGTAAATCTGGAGACGACGGAACTATCAACTGATGTTAAATCATTATCTGGCGGACAGAGACAACGCTTGTCGATTGCAAGAACACTCTTTAATCAACCGGAAGTATTACTGCTGGATGAGATTACGTCTAGCCTGGATCCAAGAAGCGTTAAGGAAGTAGAAGCACTCATACGCAAAATCTGTGATCAGTTCGGTGTAACCATCATCTGGATTACGCATGATGTAGAACAGGCAAAACGTATCACCGATTATTACTGTATGTTAAAGGATGGACAATTTGTCGTATCCGGCTATTCTTCAGAACTTGAAACGACAGAACATCCTATATTAAAAGCTTTCTTAAAAGGAGAAATCGAATGA
- a CDS encoding DUF72 domain-containing protein: MIYIGLTGWGDHDLLYEDLTNKSEKLFNYAAHFPIVELDATYYSLQPERNIRKWISETPDNFKFIVKIHQALTGHNDISKFAANKEELISQFKLMVQPLFETGKLGCILIQFPPWYECSTININYIIYLKQHLKPFPLCIEFRNDSWFTDDMKEHTLQFLYEHELIHSVCDEPQAGHGSIPFVNRVTSNTALMRLHGRNIAGWTKKDLTDDEWRDVRYLYDYNEAELKHIAQSLKILDHKAKDVYCLFNNNSGGHAAKNAKQMCELLGIEYTGLNHKQLKLF; encoded by the coding sequence ATGATATATATTGGATTAACAGGGTGGGGCGACCACGATTTATTATATGAAGATTTAACGAATAAATCAGAGAAACTCTTTAACTATGCTGCACATTTTCCTATCGTTGAATTAGATGCAACTTACTATTCACTGCAGCCAGAACGTAATATTCGTAAGTGGATCAGCGAAACACCGGATAACTTTAAGTTTATAGTGAAGATTCATCAGGCATTAACAGGACATAATGATATCAGCAAGTTTGCTGCAAACAAAGAAGAACTGATCAGCCAGTTCAAACTGATGGTTCAGCCGCTCTTTGAGACGGGGAAGCTTGGCTGCATATTGATTCAGTTTCCACCTTGGTATGAATGTTCTACTATTAATATTAACTATATCATCTATTTAAAACAACACCTTAAACCATTTCCGCTCTGTATCGAGTTTAGGAATGACAGCTGGTTTACAGATGATATGAAAGAGCATACGTTACAGTTTCTTTATGAACATGAACTGATTCATTCTGTGTGTGATGAACCTCAGGCAGGACATGGCTCTATCCCTTTCGTTAACAGAGTCACTTCAAATACAGCGTTGATGCGACTTCACGGAAGAAATATTGCCGGGTGGACAAAGAAGGACTTAACAGATGATGAATGGCGAGATGTCAGATACTTATATGATTATAATGAGGCTGAACTCAAGCACATTGCACAATCATTGAAGATATTAGACCATAAAGCAAAAGACGTCTACTGTCTATTCAATAATAATTCTGGGGGACATGCAGCTAAAAATGCTAAACAGATGTGTGAGCTATTAGGTATTGAATATACAGGACTGAATCATAAACAGCTGAAATTATTTTAG
- a CDS encoding sulfite exporter TauE/SafE family protein, giving the protein MTIQAIIILIILGLFSSIIGSIVGIGGGIIIVPTLIYLGMDAAIIDGITPQKAIGTSTVILISTGLTAAIGYMKNKQADLKNAVIFMIGIVPGALIGAHLSKYLTLHSFNLYFGIFLIIMSIVLLVRDKIKPIKLFQNKAHEKTFTDKEGVTYHYSIAPVPAVIATFFVGCLTGLFGIGGGALMTPLMIIIFRFPPHIAVGTSMIMIFVSSVTGAVSHIIQDNIIWTYALILIAASYIGARIGVRINKSMKSSTVVMMLRVILMLLGIYLIIKSTIS; this is encoded by the coding sequence ATGACGATTCAAGCAATTATTATATTGATTATTCTCGGTTTATTCTCAAGTATTATCGGGTCTATCGTAGGAATTGGTGGCGGTATCATCATTGTTCCTACACTCATATATTTGGGGATGGATGCAGCGATTATTGACGGTATTACACCACAGAAGGCGATCGGAACTTCTACAGTGATATTAATTTCAACTGGGCTGACCGCTGCAATTGGCTATATGAAGAATAAGCAGGCAGATCTGAAGAATGCGGTCATCTTTATGATCGGTATCGTTCCGGGTGCTTTGATCGGGGCGCATTTAAGTAAGTATTTAACTTTGCATAGCTTTAATCTGTACTTTGGAATATTCCTTATTATCATGAGTATCGTCCTATTAGTCCGTGATAAGATCAAACCGATAAAACTATTTCAGAATAAAGCACATGAGAAGACGTTTACGGACAAGGAGGGTGTGACGTATCATTACAGTATTGCCCCTGTTCCTGCTGTAATTGCGACTTTCTTTGTAGGTTGTCTGACAGGGTTATTCGGCATTGGTGGAGGTGCACTGATGACACCATTGATGATCATTATCTTTAGATTTCCACCTCATATTGCAGTAGGTACAAGCATGATTATGATTTTCGTGTCCAGCGTTACAGGTGCAGTAAGTCATATCATTCAGGATAATATCATCTGGACATATGCGCTTATCTTAATTGCTGCAAGCTATATTGGTGCTCGTATCGGAGTACGTATCAACAAATCGATGAAATCTTCTACAGTCGTTATGATGCTCAGAGTGATCTTAATGCTGTTAGGTATCTATTTAATAATTAAAAGTACGATAAGCTAA
- a CDS encoding bifunctional metallophosphatase/5'-nucleotidase, whose protein sequence is MEVKLFHTNDIHSYLSNYHKISRYLNDRREEHANMIYFDLGDHVDRSHPLTEATLGKANIELLNDAQVDVVTIGNNEGITLDHDAFNQLYQDAQFEITCCNLFDEQGNLPEYIRSSVIMERQGITYGVIGATAEFTPFYKALGWDVTDPMSAIIREVHRIHEHVDVVIILSHLGKFFDRQLAEACPQVDIILGAHTHHFFEQGEVVNNVLIGAAGRYGEYIGEMTLTFEGRKLIHKSAKLIDTNDLRSTGEDFFETGAALLSQKISNKQLNLPRRIYSASYTTDLLAQALMDFTGGDCALINSGLIVKGYEGSDFSYFDLHTMLPHPINPVKITLSGRELKEIINMSMLHDHRDEIVKGFGFRGDIFGMYVWKNISYIQSQQRYFIGTEEIDNHKKYYLATLDMYTFGRFFPQFTQNEKRYYMPEFLRDIMETAIKNL, encoded by the coding sequence ATGGAAGTGAAATTATTTCACACGAACGATATACATAGCTATTTATCCAACTATCATAAAATCAGTCGTTATCTCAATGACAGGCGTGAGGAGCACGCTAATATGATCTATTTCGATCTGGGGGATCATGTGGATAGAAGTCACCCACTGACTGAAGCAACATTAGGTAAAGCAAATATAGAATTGCTGAATGATGCGCAAGTAGACGTTGTGACCATTGGTAATAATGAAGGCATCACGCTTGATCATGATGCGTTCAATCAACTTTATCAGGATGCTCAGTTTGAAATTACATGCTGCAATTTATTTGATGAACAAGGCAATCTTCCAGAATATATTCGCTCATCCGTTATTATGGAAAGACAAGGCATCACTTACGGTGTCATTGGTGCTACAGCTGAATTCACACCTTTTTATAAAGCTTTAGGATGGGATGTCACCGATCCGATGTCTGCAATAATCCGTGAAGTGCATCGTATTCATGAACATGTAGATGTAGTGATTATTCTGAGCCATCTTGGAAAGTTCTTTGATCGCCAGCTTGCTGAAGCTTGTCCGCAAGTTGATATCATACTAGGTGCACATACACATCATTTCTTTGAACAAGGAGAAGTTGTAAATAATGTACTTATCGGTGCTGCCGGTAGATATGGAGAGTACATCGGAGAGATGACCTTAACATTTGAAGGACGAAAGCTCATTCATAAAAGTGCGAAGCTGATAGATACGAACGATCTCAGATCAACAGGGGAAGACTTCTTTGAAACAGGTGCAGCGCTGCTTAGCCAAAAGATTTCAAATAAGCAGCTGAATTTACCGAGACGCATTTACAGTGCATCTTATACAACAGATCTGCTCGCACAAGCTTTAATGGATTTTACAGGTGGGGACTGCGCATTAATTAATTCAGGTCTTATAGTCAAAGGATATGAAGGCAGCGACTTTTCATACTTTGATTTACATACGATGCTGCCACATCCAATAAATCCAGTTAAGATCACGCTCTCAGGACGTGAACTGAAAGAAATTATTAATATGAGTATGCTGCATGATCATCGCGATGAGATTGTCAAAGGCTTCGGATTTAGAGGAGATATCTTCGGCATGTATGTATGGAAGAACATTAGCTATATACAATCACAGCAACGTTATTTCATTGGTACAGAAGAAATTGATAACCATAAGAAATATTATTTAGCGACGCTTGATATGTATACATTCGGAAGATTCTTTCCGCAGTTTACACAAAATGAAAAACGCTACTATATGCCTGAATTTTTACGAGATATTATGGAAACAGCCATTAAAAATTTATAG
- the lipA gene encoding lipoyl synthase has protein sequence MATKNEEILRKPEWLKIKLNTNKSYTGLKKMMREHNLNTVCEEAKCPNIHECWGERKTATIMILGAICTRACRFCAVKTGLPNELDLNEPERVAESVRLMDLKHVVITAVARDDLKDGGAHVYAETIRKVREVNPYTTIEVLPSDMGGSIENWETLMAAKPDILNHNIETVRRLTPRVRARATYDRSLEVLRRSKELYPDIPTKSSLMVGLGETTEEIYEVMDDLRANDVDIMTIGQYLQPSRKHLKVQKYYTPLEFGKLRKVAMEKGFKHCQAGPMVRSSYHADEQVNEAAKEKHRLGELSSK, from the coding sequence TTGGCTACAAAAAATGAAGAAATACTAAGAAAACCCGAATGGTTAAAGATAAAATTAAATACAAATAAAAGTTACACTGGCTTAAAGAAAATGATGCGAGAGCATAATTTAAATACAGTATGTGAAGAAGCGAAATGTCCGAATATCCATGAGTGCTGGGGTGAAAGAAAGACTGCAACAATCATGATATTAGGTGCAATCTGTACGCGTGCTTGTCGTTTCTGTGCTGTTAAGACAGGATTGCCGAATGAACTTGATCTAAATGAACCAGAACGTGTTGCAGAATCTGTACGTCTTATGGATTTAAAGCACGTTGTAATTACAGCAGTAGCACGTGACGACTTAAAAGACGGTGGCGCACACGTCTACGCTGAAACTATCCGTAAAGTACGTGAAGTTAATCCATATACAACGATTGAAGTATTACCATCTGATATGGGTGGCAGCATTGAGAACTGGGAAACGTTAATGGCAGCAAAACCAGATATCTTAAACCATAATATTGAAACAGTGAGACGCCTTACGCCAAGAGTTCGTGCGCGTGCAACATATGACCGTTCACTAGAAGTATTACGCCGTTCAAAAGAACTATATCCGGATATCCCGACAAAATCGAGTTTAATGGTCGGACTTGGAGAAACGACAGAAGAAATCTACGAAGTAATGGATGATCTGCGTGCAAATGATGTAGATATTATGACAATCGGTCAGTACTTACAACCAAGCCGTAAACACCTTAAAGTACAAAAATATTACACGCCGCTTGAATTTGGTAAGTTACGTAAAGTTGCGATGGAAAAAGGATTCAAACATTGCCAGGCTGGACCAATGGTGAGAAGTTCATATCATGCAGATGAACAAGTAAATGAAGCAGCGAAAGAAAAACATCGTTTAGGTGAGCTTTCAAGTAAGTAG